The Mechercharimyces sp. CAU 1602 genome includes a region encoding these proteins:
- the rnr gene encoding ribonuclease R → MRKKAYKPMSFNELVDTFAEQQDDRDQFQYVLDKLEEGGHIVRTRAQRYGVPERLNLVRGTLQGNAKGFGFVLPDHPDFSDVFIHANDLNGAMDGDTVLARLHGKGKQGRRAEGEVVRIIKRGRQEVVGTFHQASQYFGFVVPDDKRLAADIFIPHEAQAGATDRQKVVVQIKIYPQGRKNAEGVIKEIIGHKDDPGVDILSIVRKHQLPESFPEEVLQAAEQVPDSISEAEVAERRDLRDRQMVTIDGADAKDLDDAVSIEQLEHGHVRLGVHIADVSYYVREDSALDEEAMRRGCSVYLVDRVIPMLPPRLSNGICSLNPQVDRLTMTCDMEIDSSGDVVDYDIYPSVIRTTERMTYADVKSILVDGDPALIERYAQLIDDFRRMEELSLTLRSKRMRRGAIDFDFTEAKILVDEDGKPTDIVPRPRTVAERMIEEFMLIANETVAEHFFRQETPFVYRIHEKPNSEKLQSFAEFITHFGYQLRGQTDDIKPRALQDVLEEIAHTPEEAVISKVMLRSMQQAKYSPESLGHFGLAAKFYSHFTSPIRRYPDLIIHRIIRESVTGQLTPERKTHYQQILGDISEQSSRRERMAIDAERETNDLKKAEFMVDKVGEEFDGVISSVTSFGLFVELENTIEGLVHVSYMTDDYYHYNERTYTLNGELSGKAYHMGDAVRVKVMGVDLEERKINFELLESGEGSTTRRPTKQPQKKSANKRAGHGKRKPKTKVKAKSGSPVKGKSSEGSPKAKKKKKSYRNKAKKNRMAK, encoded by the coding sequence ATGAGGAAGAAAGCATATAAGCCGATGTCATTTAATGAATTGGTGGATACCTTTGCTGAGCAACAAGATGATCGCGATCAATTTCAATATGTGTTAGATAAGTTGGAGGAGGGGGGACATATTGTTCGTACGCGCGCCCAGCGATACGGGGTGCCCGAACGCTTAAACTTAGTTCGTGGTACACTTCAAGGTAACGCAAAGGGGTTTGGTTTTGTGTTACCTGATCACCCCGACTTTTCTGATGTCTTTATCCATGCGAATGATTTGAATGGAGCTATGGATGGAGACACTGTGTTGGCACGGCTGCATGGTAAAGGAAAGCAGGGACGACGGGCAGAAGGAGAAGTCGTTCGGATTATTAAACGTGGTCGGCAGGAAGTAGTGGGCACTTTTCATCAGGCCTCCCAATATTTTGGGTTTGTTGTGCCGGATGATAAACGGCTGGCCGCTGATATCTTCATACCACACGAAGCACAGGCAGGGGCAACGGATAGGCAGAAGGTCGTCGTACAGATTAAGATTTATCCACAGGGAAGAAAGAACGCAGAAGGTGTTATTAAAGAGATTATCGGCCACAAGGATGATCCAGGGGTAGACATCTTATCTATCGTGCGCAAACATCAATTGCCCGAATCTTTTCCGGAGGAAGTACTGCAGGCGGCTGAACAAGTGCCTGATTCAATCAGTGAGGCGGAAGTTGCAGAGCGTCGTGATTTGCGCGATCGTCAAATGGTTACCATTGATGGGGCGGATGCGAAAGATTTAGATGATGCTGTTTCCATTGAGCAATTGGAACATGGACACGTGCGGTTAGGCGTACATATCGCCGATGTTAGTTATTACGTACGCGAAGATAGCGCGTTAGATGAAGAGGCGATGAGACGGGGCTGCAGTGTTTATTTAGTTGACCGTGTTATACCGATGTTGCCACCACGTCTATCTAATGGCATCTGTAGTTTAAATCCCCAGGTAGATCGCCTGACGATGACGTGTGATATGGAGATTGACTCTAGCGGGGATGTCGTTGATTACGATATTTATCCCAGTGTGATTCGTACAACAGAGCGGATGACATATGCGGATGTAAAAAGTATTTTGGTTGATGGGGATCCTGCGTTGATTGAACGGTACGCACAGTTGATCGACGATTTTCGCCGTATGGAAGAACTATCGTTAACCTTGCGCTCGAAGCGTATGCGCCGGGGGGCGATCGACTTTGACTTCACTGAAGCAAAAATTTTGGTAGATGAAGATGGAAAACCGACAGATATCGTTCCCCGGCCTCGCACCGTAGCCGAGAGAATGATTGAAGAGTTTATGTTGATTGCTAATGAGACGGTGGCAGAGCACTTCTTTCGGCAGGAAACACCGTTTGTCTACCGCATTCATGAAAAGCCAAACAGCGAGAAGCTTCAATCCTTTGCAGAGTTTATTACTCACTTTGGCTATCAGTTGCGTGGGCAGACAGATGACATTAAACCGCGTGCTCTACAAGATGTTTTGGAAGAGATTGCTCATACCCCGGAAGAAGCAGTGATTAGTAAGGTGATGTTACGTTCGATGCAGCAAGCAAAGTATTCACCGGAAAGTTTGGGTCACTTTGGCTTAGCAGCGAAATTTTATTCTCACTTTACGTCTCCTATTCGTCGCTACCCTGATTTAATCATTCATCGCATTATCCGTGAGTCGGTGACGGGTCAGTTGACACCAGAACGGAAAACTCATTATCAGCAAATTCTAGGTGATATTTCAGAGCAATCATCCCGTCGCGAACGGATGGCTATCGACGCCGAGCGTGAGACGAACGATTTGAAGAAAGCTGAATTTATGGTAGATAAAGTAGGAGAAGAATTTGATGGAGTGATCAGCAGTGTTACCTCCTTTGGTCTATTCGTCGAGTTGGAAAATACGATTGAAGGACTGGTTCATGTTAGTTACATGACCGATGATTACTATCATTATAATGAGCGAACCTATACGCTAAATGGGGAGCTCTCTGGCAAGGCGTATCATATGGGGGATGCCGTACGTGTAAAAGTGATGGGTGTCGATTTGGAAGAGCGCAAGATCAACTTTGAATTATTGGAGAGCGGAGAAGGAAGCACAACGCGCCGGCCAACAAAACAACCGCAGAAAAAATCGGCAAATAAGCGAGCGGGTCATGGGAAGCGTAAACCTAAAACAAAGGTGAAAGCCAAGAGTGGATCCCCTGTCAAAGGGAAGTCTTCTGAAGGCTCTCCTAAGGCGAAAAAGAAGAAGAAAAGCTATAGAAACAAGGCGAAAAAGAATAGAATGGCAAAGTAG
- a CDS encoding carboxylesterase codes for MKIVERSTQPFLYSGGETGILLVHGFTGSPSELRPLGKHLHEQGYTVHAPLLAGHGSSPEEMEKTGWEDWWGSVLEGYNHLQAQGVERIIACGLSMGGALVLHLAHMKPLAAVIPMCAPIWVQDRRAPLADVLQYVVRFRPRGGEKPAHIEQHIVPYDRTPMRSVASLRKFIRHLRKTLPHVTVPALVVQARQDETVRPESGQYIFDHIASENKQLIWYEKSSHIITVDRERKQLFEDISTFIQEVLPAVPAMEPDHWGGEMIKEEGERDGLRI; via the coding sequence ATGAAAATAGTAGAGCGTTCGACACAGCCGTTTTTATATTCGGGAGGAGAAACGGGCATCTTATTGGTACATGGCTTTACAGGCTCACCGTCCGAGCTACGACCGTTAGGAAAACATCTGCACGAACAAGGGTATACGGTGCATGCGCCCCTATTAGCAGGTCATGGATCGTCTCCTGAAGAGATGGAAAAAACAGGTTGGGAGGACTGGTGGGGAAGTGTATTGGAAGGCTATAACCATTTGCAAGCGCAGGGGGTAGAGCGGATCATTGCTTGTGGTTTGTCGATGGGGGGAGCTTTGGTGCTCCATCTAGCTCATATGAAACCGCTGGCAGCTGTCATTCCCATGTGTGCTCCCATTTGGGTACAGGATCGACGCGCTCCTTTAGCGGATGTTTTACAGTATGTTGTTCGTTTCCGTCCGCGCGGAGGGGAGAAACCGGCTCATATTGAACAACATATTGTTCCCTATGATCGCACGCCGATGCGCAGTGTGGCCAGCCTTCGAAAATTTATTCGCCACTTACGCAAAACTTTGCCCCACGTTACGGTTCCTGCACTTGTAGTACAAGCGAGGCAAGATGAAACGGTGCGCCCTGAGAGTGGTCAATATATATTTGATCATATTGCATCGGAGAATAAGCAATTGATCTGGTATGAAAAGTCAAGTCATATCATTACGGTGGATCGTGAACGGAAGCAATTATTTGAAGATATTTCAACCTTTATTCAAGAGGTACTGCCAGCAGTTCCAGCAATGGAACCCGACCACTGGGGTGGTGAGATGATAAAGGAGGAAGGAGAGAGAGATGGACTTAGAATATAA
- the secG gene encoding preprotein translocase subunit SecG: MAIAAKIILAIISIGLIVAVLLQSGKSAGLSGAIAGGAEHLMGKTKARGMDAVLNKVTIVLAVLFMVMAVAVGLFV; encoded by the coding sequence GTGGCAATAGCAGCAAAGATCATACTTGCGATCATCAGTATTGGCTTGATCGTCGCAGTTCTCTTACAATCAGGTAAAAGCGCAGGCCTATCCGGTGCGATTGCTGGTGGTGCGGAACACCTTATGGGTAAAACGAAGGCAAGAGGGATGGATGCAGTCCTTAACAAGGTAACCATCGTGCTAGCCGTCTTATTTATGGTGATGGCGGTAGCGGTAGGCTTGTTCGTATAA
- the eno gene encoding phosphopyruvate hydratase: MTMIEDVFAREVIDSRGNPTVEVEVILESGELGRAIVPSGASTGAYEAVELRDGEEGRFMGKGVLQAVQNVNEVIAPALEGLDALDQVQIDAILTQLDGTENKGNLGANAILGASIAVARAAAQALELPLYRYIGGINAKRLPVPMLNILNGGEHADNNVDIQEFMVMPIGAPTFAEGLRMGVEVFHHLKKVLSERGLSTAVGDEGGFAPNLSSNEEALQTIVTAIEQAGYEPGVDIVLALDVAATELYQDGEYHFAGEGIRRSTEEMITFYEELAHKYPIYSIEDGLAEDDWEGWKALTDRLGKRVQLVGDDLFVTNTERLARGIEEGAGNSILVKVNQIGTLTETMEAIEMAKKAGFTVVISHRSGETEDTTIADLAVAVGSGQIKTGAPSRTDRVAKYNQLLRIEEELDVCAEYPGKSSFYQLKRD, from the coding sequence ATGACCATGATTGAAGATGTATTTGCGCGTGAAGTGATTGATTCTCGTGGGAATCCAACCGTGGAAGTGGAAGTGATTTTGGAATCAGGAGAGCTGGGAAGAGCGATCGTACCGTCGGGTGCCTCTACGGGTGCATATGAAGCGGTGGAACTGCGGGATGGAGAAGAAGGACGCTTTATGGGCAAAGGGGTGCTACAAGCGGTCCAAAATGTGAACGAGGTTATTGCCCCAGCTTTGGAAGGGTTGGATGCGCTGGATCAAGTGCAGATTGACGCGATCCTTACTCAATTGGACGGAACAGAAAACAAAGGGAACTTGGGTGCGAACGCTATTTTGGGTGCTTCAATAGCGGTAGCGCGGGCGGCTGCACAAGCACTGGAATTGCCATTGTATCGGTATATTGGTGGGATTAATGCGAAGCGTTTACCTGTCCCTATGCTCAACATTCTCAATGGGGGCGAACACGCGGATAACAATGTAGACATACAGGAGTTTATGGTGATGCCTATCGGTGCTCCTACCTTTGCGGAAGGATTGCGGATGGGGGTAGAAGTATTTCATCACTTGAAAAAGGTTTTGTCAGAGCGAGGCTTATCTACCGCTGTTGGGGATGAAGGCGGGTTTGCTCCAAATTTGTCCTCTAACGAGGAGGCGTTACAAACGATTGTAACGGCGATTGAGCAAGCAGGATATGAACCGGGAGTAGATATTGTTCTCGCACTAGATGTCGCTGCTACAGAGTTGTATCAAGACGGGGAGTACCATTTTGCGGGTGAAGGCATCCGCCGCTCGACAGAAGAGATGATCACTTTCTATGAGGAGCTTGCTCACAAGTACCCAATTTATTCTATAGAGGATGGATTAGCAGAAGATGATTGGGAAGGGTGGAAAGCATTGACCGATCGACTCGGTAAGCGTGTCCAACTGGTCGGGGATGATTTGTTTGTTACCAATACAGAACGCCTGGCACGAGGAATTGAAGAAGGAGCTGGAAACTCCATTTTGGTAAAAGTGAATCAGATTGGAACATTGACAGAGACGATGGAAGCGATCGAAATGGCAAAAAAAGCTGGTTTTACGGTAGTGATCTCCCATCGCTCAGGCGAGACAGAAGATACTACCATTGCTGACCTGGCAGTAGCAGTTGGATCAGGGCAAATTAAGACGGGCGCCCCTTCACGGACCGATCGTGTTGCCAAATATAATCAACTATTGCGGATTGAAGAAGAGTTGGATGTGTGTGCTGAATATCCAGGGAAAAGTTCCTTTTATCAGCTTAAACGGGACTAA
- the gpmI gene encoding 2,3-bisphosphoglycerate-independent phosphoglycerate mutase yields MTQRKPVALIILDGFALREERHGNAVMQAHKPNFDRLWEQYPHTQLQASGEAVGLPPGQMGNSEVGHLNIGAGRIVYQDFTRISKAIESGDFFTNQVLLAAMEQAKNKGTQLHLMGLLSDGGVHSHIDHLYALLELAKQVGLKDVYIHAFMDGRDVSPTSGVDYLEQLEAKIEEIGVGRLASLHGRYFAMDRDQRWERVQQSYRVLVEGEGEKTSDPIATLQRAYEQEVYDEFLPPTVVIDEEGKERATICDNDTVIFYNFRPDRAIQLSQSLTSSSFMGFEQSKRHPHELSYVCLTHYSDSIQAEIAFDSVDLEDTFGEVVSRAGLTQLRIAETEKYPHVTFFYNGGREEPFIGEERKLIPSPKVATYDLQPEMSAYELTAQLVTEIEQEHYDVVILNFANPDMVGHSGKLNATIQAVEAVDDCLGQVVRVIEEKGGVAMIIADHGNADMVLDEQERPVTSHTTFPVPCIVTDESIHLRDGGILADVAPTLLQLLQLDKPAAMTGKSVIDTPTN; encoded by the coding sequence ATGACACAGCGCAAACCAGTCGCCTTAATCATTCTCGATGGATTTGCTTTGCGCGAAGAGCGGCATGGTAACGCTGTCATGCAGGCGCATAAACCTAACTTTGATCGCTTGTGGGAGCAATATCCGCACACACAGCTACAGGCGAGCGGTGAAGCAGTTGGACTTCCTCCGGGGCAGATGGGTAACTCTGAAGTAGGTCATCTCAACATTGGTGCCGGACGTATTGTATATCAAGACTTTACACGAATCAGTAAAGCAATCGAATCGGGGGATTTCTTTACCAATCAGGTACTGCTGGCGGCGATGGAGCAGGCAAAAAACAAGGGAACTCAGCTCCATCTCATGGGCCTACTATCCGATGGTGGGGTACATAGTCATATCGACCATCTCTATGCGTTATTAGAGCTGGCAAAGCAGGTAGGATTGAAAGATGTGTATATACATGCTTTTATGGATGGACGTGACGTTTCTCCCACCAGTGGAGTGGACTATTTAGAACAGTTAGAAGCGAAAATAGAAGAAATAGGTGTGGGTAGACTCGCCTCACTGCACGGACGTTATTTTGCTATGGATCGCGATCAACGCTGGGAGCGTGTGCAACAATCGTACCGTGTGCTCGTAGAGGGTGAAGGGGAGAAAACCTCCGACCCGATCGCTACTCTGCAGCGAGCATATGAGCAGGAAGTATATGACGAATTTCTTCCCCCTACTGTCGTTATAGATGAAGAGGGGAAGGAACGTGCTACGATCTGTGATAATGACACAGTTATCTTTTATAACTTCCGCCCCGATCGTGCTATTCAATTGTCGCAATCGCTAACTTCCTCTTCGTTTATGGGGTTTGAACAGAGCAAACGTCATCCGCATGAGCTTTCATATGTGTGTCTGACGCATTATAGCGATTCGATCCAAGCAGAAATCGCGTTTGATTCAGTCGATTTAGAGGATACATTCGGAGAGGTAGTCTCCCGTGCAGGATTAACACAATTGCGGATCGCTGAGACGGAAAAATATCCGCACGTCACCTTTTTTTATAATGGAGGACGAGAGGAGCCTTTTATAGGTGAGGAGCGAAAATTGATTCCATCTCCTAAAGTGGCAACGTATGATCTGCAACCAGAGATGAGCGCATATGAGCTGACAGCGCAACTGGTGACTGAGATTGAACAGGAACATTATGATGTGGTTATCTTAAATTTTGCTAACCCGGATATGGTAGGTCACTCAGGCAAGTTGAATGCCACGATTCAGGCGGTAGAGGCAGTAGATGATTGCTTGGGACAAGTGGTTCGTGTCATTGAGGAAAAAGGTGGGGTAGCGATGATTATTGCTGACCATGGTAACGCCGATATGGTACTGGACGAGCAGGAACGACCTGTCACTTCTCACACTACTTTTCCCGTACCCTGTATTGTGACAGACGAGTCGATCCATCTGCGAGACGGGGGTATTTTAGCTGATGTGGCACCTACCTTGCTACAGTTATTGCAACTTGATAAACCAGCGGCCATGACTGGGAAATCGGTAATTGATACACCAACTAACTAG
- the tpiA gene encoding triose-phosphate isomerase, with protein sequence MRTPIIAGNWKMNKDQEETIDFIRSFPASTLPADVSVVLCVPFPVIPLLVHAAEETDVAIGAQNMHWENEGAYTGEVSATMLVKAGVEYVILGHSERRLYFMETDEMINRKVKSALASGLTPIVCVGESLAEREAQQTTDVVRKQVLRALAGIETTVLERVVIAYEPVWAIGTGKASTPVEAGKVITSIRDTLREQFTVAVANAVRIQYGGSVKPDNIAAYMAETDIDGALVGGASLDPTMFFHLVKASIGGDEG encoded by the coding sequence ATGCGAACACCTATAATTGCAGGTAACTGGAAGATGAACAAGGATCAGGAGGAGACGATAGACTTTATTCGTTCTTTTCCTGCCTCTACCCTTCCTGCCGATGTATCCGTAGTACTATGTGTTCCTTTTCCCGTTATCCCGCTGTTGGTGCATGCGGCTGAGGAGACAGATGTGGCGATAGGGGCGCAAAATATGCACTGGGAGAACGAGGGTGCCTACACAGGTGAAGTAAGCGCTACGATGCTTGTCAAGGCAGGAGTCGAATATGTAATCTTGGGTCACTCTGAGCGCAGGCTTTACTTTATGGAAACCGATGAGATGATCAATCGCAAAGTGAAGAGTGCGCTTGCAAGTGGGTTAACCCCTATCGTGTGCGTAGGAGAGTCGCTGGCAGAACGTGAAGCACAGCAGACGACTGACGTGGTTAGAAAGCAAGTACTACGAGCATTAGCGGGTATTGAAACGACCGTATTGGAACGTGTGGTGATCGCGTATGAACCGGTATGGGCGATTGGAACAGGCAAAGCTTCTACCCCTGTAGAGGCGGGTAAAGTGATCACCTCCATTAGAGATACATTGCGGGAACAATTTACTGTTGCGGTGGCAAATGCAGTTCGTATCCAGTATGGAGGTAGTGTAAAACCAGATAATATTGCCGCCTATATGGCAGAAACAGATATCGATGGAGCCCTAGTAGGTGGAGCTAGCTTAGATCCCACTATGTTCTTCCACTTGGTGAAAGCGAGCATAGGAGGGGATGAAGGATGA
- a CDS encoding phosphoglycerate kinase, giving the protein MNKQSIQDVNVQGKRVFCRVDFNVPLQDGRVTDDTRIRAALPTILYLREQGAKVILASHLGRPKGKVVEELRLDAVAKRLSNLLGITVAKADEVVGEEVQKYAHNMKQGEVFLLENLRFHPGEEANDPQLAQAMAGLADVYVNDAFGAAHRAHASTEGIATHLPAVAGLLMQKELEILGHALEQPKRPFTAIIGGAKVKDKIGVIEHLLDVVDSLIIGGGLAYTFLHAQGHEIGKSLLEEDKVELAKSFMDQAKAKGVQLLLPTDVVVAERFAEDAEAEVVDVSNIPADKQGLDIGPATRATFADVIHSSQLVIWNGPMGVFEFDRFAQGTFAIAQAMADSGALTIVGGGDSAAAIEKSGLAEQVDHISTGGGASLELMEGKDLPGVIALHDR; this is encoded by the coding sequence ATGAACAAGCAATCAATACAGGATGTGAATGTTCAAGGCAAGCGAGTATTTTGTCGCGTCGACTTTAATGTTCCGCTCCAAGACGGACGGGTAACAGATGATACGCGAATCAGGGCGGCGCTCCCTACCATCTTATATTTGCGGGAACAAGGAGCGAAAGTGATATTAGCGAGTCATCTCGGACGACCTAAGGGAAAAGTAGTGGAAGAATTACGGTTAGATGCTGTGGCCAAACGCCTTTCTAATCTACTTGGTATTACGGTCGCAAAAGCGGATGAAGTGGTGGGTGAGGAAGTACAAAAGTATGCCCACAATATGAAGCAAGGGGAAGTATTTCTATTAGAAAACCTCCGTTTTCATCCGGGTGAAGAAGCAAATGATCCCCAACTCGCACAGGCGATGGCAGGGTTAGCGGATGTGTACGTCAATGATGCCTTTGGTGCTGCCCACCGCGCACATGCTTCGACGGAGGGAATCGCCACTCATCTCCCAGCGGTTGCCGGATTGTTGATGCAAAAAGAATTGGAGATATTGGGGCATGCGTTGGAACAACCAAAGCGTCCGTTTACGGCGATTATTGGTGGTGCCAAAGTGAAAGATAAGATCGGAGTGATCGAACATCTCCTCGATGTGGTCGATTCTTTGATCATAGGTGGAGGCTTAGCGTATACATTTCTACACGCTCAAGGACATGAAATTGGGAAATCGTTGTTAGAAGAAGATAAAGTGGAGTTAGCAAAGTCATTTATGGATCAGGCGAAGGCGAAAGGCGTTCAGTTACTCTTGCCGACGGATGTCGTTGTGGCGGAACGTTTTGCCGAAGATGCAGAAGCAGAAGTGGTTGATGTTTCTAATATACCGGCAGATAAGCAAGGACTTGATATTGGTCCTGCTACGAGAGCCACTTTTGCCGATGTCATTCATTCTTCACAACTGGTTATCTGGAATGGACCGATGGGTGTTTTTGAGTTTGATCGTTTTGCTCAGGGAACGTTTGCGATTGCTCAAGCGATGGCAGATTCAGGCGCCCTTACGATTGTAGGTGGAGGGGATTCCGCTGCCGCCATCGAGAAATCGGGGTTGGCAGAACAGGTGGATCATATTTCTACCGGTGGGGGTGCTTCTTTGGAACTGATGGAAGGGAAGGATTTGCCTGGTGTCATTGCATTACACGATCGTTAA
- the gap gene encoding type I glyceraldehyde-3-phosphate dehydrogenase — protein MTKTKIGINGFGRIGRSVFRAMLGHPNVEVVAINDLTDAESLAHLLKYDSVHGRLDASVEAGENAIMVNGTAIKVFAERDPALLPWGEEGVEIVIESTGRFTEREAAAKHLQGGAKKVVISAPAKGEDLTVVMGVNEDQYDPNSHHVISNASCTTNCLAPVAKVLHELYGIRRGLMTTVHSYTNDQQILDLPHKDMRRARAAGMSIIPTTTGAARAVGKVLPELNGKLNGFAMRVPTPNVSVVDFVAELDKEVTVEEINAALQHAAEGKLKGILAFSDEPLVSRDYYGDAHSSIVDGLTTMTMEGNMVKVVSWYDNEWGYSSRVVDLADYIAKQGL, from the coding sequence ATGACTAAAACAAAAATCGGTATTAATGGGTTTGGTCGGATTGGACGCAGTGTGTTTCGGGCGATGTTAGGTCATCCCAATGTTGAAGTGGTAGCGATTAATGATTTGACGGATGCCGAGAGCCTGGCTCATCTATTAAAGTACGATTCTGTACATGGTCGCTTAGATGCTAGCGTTGAAGCTGGTGAAAACGCGATTATGGTAAACGGGACTGCGATTAAAGTGTTTGCAGAACGTGACCCTGCTCTACTTCCATGGGGAGAAGAAGGTGTCGAGATTGTGATCGAATCGACGGGCCGATTTACAGAGCGTGAGGCGGCTGCTAAGCATTTACAAGGAGGAGCGAAAAAAGTAGTTATCTCCGCACCGGCAAAAGGTGAAGATTTAACTGTAGTGATGGGTGTGAATGAAGATCAATATGATCCTAATAGCCACCATGTCATTTCTAACGCTTCGTGTACGACAAACTGCTTGGCACCAGTTGCTAAAGTGCTCCATGAATTGTATGGAATTCGTCGCGGTCTAATGACAACGGTCCACTCCTACACCAATGATCAACAAATTTTGGACCTCCCCCATAAAGATATGCGCCGTGCGCGGGCAGCAGGCATGTCGATCATCCCTACTACGACGGGTGCTGCTAGAGCGGTAGGAAAAGTGTTACCTGAATTAAACGGGAAGTTAAATGGATTTGCCATGCGTGTTCCCACACCTAATGTCTCTGTCGTCGACTTTGTGGCTGAATTGGATAAAGAGGTAACAGTAGAGGAAATCAATGCCGCACTGCAACATGCTGCGGAAGGAAAGTTAAAAGGGATCTTGGCTTTTTCCGATGAGCCATTAGTGTCACGCGATTATTATGGCGACGCACACTCTTCTATTGTCGATGGTTTAACCACGATGACGATGGAGGGAAATATGGTGAAAGTGGTATCTTGGTATGATAATGAATGGGGCTACTCCAGCAGAGTGGTCGACCTAGCGGATTATATTGCCAAGCAAGGGTTATAA
- a CDS encoding sugar-binding transcriptional regulator: MGRERELLHLQQELMPDLLERMHLRYEILRYIHWKQPLGRRGLAQAMGMTERTLRAEVEYLRDLGLLYMQTSGMVLAEKGNNLIAELEPMMKVISGRSELEEQLRFALRLKHVVIVPGNADEMDTTKQEMGQAGAYLVQRFAKEHDVVAVAGGSTVAAVAERMTPSSIFRSLTFVPARGGLGEAVELEANYIVSHMANHTGGNYSLMHLPDQLSEDAYEVIAKEPHVEKGLKKIRSANMVIHGVGEAEAMATRRNLTPAHKEALLLAGAVGEAFGYYVDVSGKVVFRSRTIGLQIEDLQRMDTVIAVAGGNSKAAAIGAICASMGTDMLVTDEAAARLIVDHHKQHS, translated from the coding sequence GTGGGTAGAGAACGCGAGCTGTTGCATTTGCAACAGGAATTGATGCCGGATCTGCTGGAGCGGATGCATTTACGGTACGAGATATTGCGCTACATCCATTGGAAACAACCGTTAGGAAGGCGGGGATTGGCGCAAGCGATGGGGATGACGGAGCGGACGCTTCGGGCAGAGGTAGAATATCTCCGTGATCTGGGTTTACTATATATGCAAACGAGTGGGATGGTGTTGGCTGAGAAAGGTAACAATTTAATTGCAGAGTTGGAACCGATGATGAAGGTGATCAGCGGTCGCTCCGAATTGGAAGAACAGCTGCGTTTTGCTCTACGGTTAAAACATGTGGTAATTGTGCCTGGAAATGCAGATGAGATGGACACGACTAAGCAAGAGATGGGACAGGCGGGCGCATATTTGGTACAGCGCTTTGCAAAAGAGCATGATGTCGTCGCTGTTGCTGGCGGTAGTACAGTGGCTGCGGTGGCAGAACGCATGACACCTTCTTCCATTTTCCGTAGCTTAACGTTTGTTCCTGCCCGCGGCGGATTGGGTGAAGCGGTAGAATTAGAGGCAAACTATATTGTGTCCCACATGGCAAATCACACGGGTGGAAATTACTCCTTAATGCATTTACCGGATCAGTTGAGTGAGGATGCGTACGAGGTGATTGCAAAAGAGCCTCATGTGGAAAAAGGATTAAAGAAGATTCGTTCTGCCAATATGGTGATTCATGGAGTAGGTGAGGCAGAAGCGATGGCAACCAGACGCAACCTTACTCCTGCCCACAAGGAAGCTTTGCTTTTAGCTGGTGCCGTAGGGGAAGCATTCGGCTACTATGTAGATGTTTCAGGTAAAGTCGTTTTTCGCAGTCGAACGATTGGCTTGCAAATTGAAGATTTACAACGGATGGATACCGTGATTGCCGTTGCTGGTGGTAATAGCAAAGCTGCTGCAATTGGAGCGATATGCGCTTCGATGGGAACAGATATGCTTGTCACGGACGAGGCGGCAGCACGATTAATAGTGGATCATCATAAACAACATTCCTGA